GAACAGCGGGAGCATCGTCGGGCCGGTCGTGTTTGGCGATGACGGCGATCGTGTGGACTGTGCCAAGCTCGGGAAAGGCGGGTATTCGGTCCCGTCGATCGTCGAGCCGGAGTATCTGGAGATCCGCCGCTGCACGGCCGACTTTCTACTGCTCGTCGAAAAGGGAACGCAGTGGAATCGCCTCTCGGAAGATAAGTTCTGGCGCCGGTATAATTGCGTCCTGCTGACCGGCAACGGTCAGCCGCCGCGCGGAGTCCGCCGGCTGGCGCGCCGGCTGCACGAAGAGCATAAGTTGCCGGTGTACGTGCTGGTCGATAACGATCCCTGGGGGTACTACATCTATTCAGTGATCAAACAGGGTTCGATCAATCTGGCCTTCGAAAGCCAGCGCATGGCCATTCCCAAAGCCAAGTTCATCGGGCTGTCGAGCGCCGACCCGGAACGGTACGAGCTGCCCCGGAATGTGGGCATCAAGCTGAACGAGAAGGACATCGCGCGGGCGAAAGAGCTGATGAACTACCAATGGTTCCAGAAGCCGGCCTGGCAAGCGGAGATCAAGCGCATGCTGGCCAGCGGGCTCAAGTACGAGCTGGACTCGCTCGCCAATAAAGATTTTCAATACCTGACCAAAAAGTATCTGCCGAGAAAGCTCAAAGAAAAAGATTGGATCGATTAGTCATCGCCCCCGGTCCACCGTACGACAATCAGGAACCAGCAGATCAGGGAACCCGCGCCTACGCCGCGGCTGCCGGCCTTCGTGCCGCCCCGGATTCAGAGACACGATGAAGACCCTACCTTCCTGGACGGCTCCGTTACGCGATTGGCAGCGCCGTGCGCTCGTCGCCGTCCAGACCCATCAGACGGCGGATTTTCTCGCTATGGCGACTCCGGCCGCCGGGAAAACCCGCTTTGCGCTGCGCGTCGCACACGAGTTTCTCGCCAAGGGGACCGCCCGTCGTGTCCTCGTCGTCTGTCCGACCAACCATCTGCGTACCCAGTGGTCGGAAGCCGCCGGGAAAATAGGCCTTCAGCTCGATCCAGGGCTGACGAACGATCAAGCCAGCGAAGCTGCCGATTATCACGGCGCGGTCGTAACCTATCAGCAAGTCAGTCTTGCTCCGGACATTTTTCAGCGTACATGTAAGAGTAAACCGACGCTCCTTATCCTGGATGAGTTGCACCATGCAGGAGATGGCAAGCACTGGGGGAAGGCGTTGCGCATGGCCTTCGATCCGGCGGTATTTCGGTTGATTCTTTCCGGCACGCCGTTTCGCTCCGACAATAACCCGATTCCGTTTATCCGCTACGAGCAGGGCGAGAGCCATGCGGACTTCGCGTACGGCTATACCGAGGCGATTAAAGACAGCGTGTGCCGTCCGATCGTCTTCCCCAGCTATGAAGGCGAATTGACCTGGCTCTCCGACGGTCGTGAGCACACGGCCACCTTCGAGGATGGACTGAAGTTCGATCTCCAACGTGAACGGTTGAAGACAGCGCTCTTGCAAGAGTCCTGGCTGGGTCCGGTCATTACCGACGCGCACAAGCAATTGACCCGACTCCGCAAGGAAGAGCAGGCCGATGCCGGCGGATTGATCGTCGCCATGGACCAGGATCACGCCCGTTGGGTCTCCGAGTTGATCGGGAAAATCACCGGAACGAAGGCGGTCGTGGCGGTGTCGGACGATCCGGGGGCATCACGGACCATCGCGTCCTTTTCCGATCATAAGACCCAAGCCTGGCTGGTCGCGGTGAACATGGTGAGCGAAGGGGTGGACATCCCCCGGTTACGGGTGGGCGTGTACGGGACCAACGTGTTGACGGAGATGTACTTCCGGCAGGTGGTCGGGCGATTCGTGCGCATGCAGGACGGCATGCCTACACCGCAACGGGCCTGGCTCTATTTGCCCAAAGATCCGATCCTGGTTCATTACGCTCGGCAAATCAGAGCGGAGCGCGACCATGTTCTGGAAGACATCATGCCCGCCGGACAACGGGACTTGTTCGGCCGGATCACTGTGTCCAGCACCAAAGAATACATGCCGTTGAATGCGGTGGCGAAGCTCGACTCGCTCATCGGAGAAGAAGACCCGCGAGGGGAGAGTGGAGGCACCATCGCGGGGGATATTGCCGTCTCATTGCACGAACAGAAGCTCGATCTGCGAGAAACGCATCGACTCCTGGTCGCGTCTGTGGCGAGAAAAACCGGCGTGGATCACCGACGGCTCAATGCCGAATTGATCGCGCGGACCGGAGGGCGCGTCGATCAGGCGACGACCGATCAGCTGCAAAAGCGCATTCAACTGTTGGAGCGATGGCAGGAAAAGGGGTATGACGGCAAGCGATGACGGAAGGAGAGTCGCTGACGGCACCTGAACAGCAGGGTTCCGATGCCGCCAGCAGCGGTCTGTGCGCGAGAACTAGGCGGGTGGGAGCATCCAATAGCACCAGCCGAGAATCACGGGCGTCGCCACATACATCGCGGTCTTTCCAAAGGAGTCGTACACACCGTAAATCAGGACGGCGGCGATAAACACGAAGTAGATCTGGGCGATACCCTGGTAGCTCGCATTGTGCTCGACTGCCAGCGCCAGGCTTGGTGAGGCAAGGATTGCGGCGGCAGAGAGAGTCGCTAGTCGTTTCATTGAAAACTCCTTTCAGAGGATGGTGAAGGTAGAGGAAATGGATGGGGGAGGGGCGTGGATGCGGACACAACAACGCCCTCAGGGCAAAGAAAACCAAGAGGGCGTGGAGAAGTTCGGGGGGAGTATTCCATGAGACGACTGGTTGTATCTAACAAGGAGTCACAGAACACCTCTTTGTCTATAAGCTTCGCGTATGCTGCGCCTTCCGGTGAGGGAAGTCAAACCAGCGCAGGCAGATGATGCATCGGCCGGCTCTTCTGTCCGAAGCAAGCGTATCGGGAGCGCGGCTTGCCCCCTCATTCCGCTGGGTGTTAAGATCCGCCACCGACCTTTCTGGAGACACACTATGCCAAGCATCATGTTATTAGTTTCTCCCAGCTGTGGAGCTTGTCCCTCGGCCAAAAGCCTTTGGAAGCAGCTGCGGGTGAAATATAGTTTTTCCTACCGGGAAGTCGACATCACCACTCCCGATGGCGCTGAGTTGGCCAATCGCCATTCGGTGCGGGCGGTGCCTGCCACGATCATCGATGGACGACTGACCTTTGTCGGTGTACCGAGTCGAGAAAGCGCCGAAAAGGCGTTGTTGTTGAAAATGAAGCCGCGCGAATAAAGAGCAGGATACTGAAAATGGCCACCAGCTTCGTTCACGGCTTGCAAGAATCCTCAACGTACCCAAGAGCGTACGCCTGCGGTTCTTGCATCCCCTTCGGCCTTGCGGGATGCCTCATTTTGAGCATCCTGAGAAATGAGAATATCTTCAATGGTTGATGACGACGATGACAACTTTGAATTGCCTGATTTGCCCATTTACGACAAAGGCCCGCCACCGGATTGCCCGATTTGCGGCGACCCGATGAAGTTTATCGATGGCGATTGGGCCTGTGTCGACTGCAACGGCGAACTGCTGGGGCCCGAGACGGGCTAGTCGACGTGAATGGTGATGGACGCGCGATCGAGAGTTGATGTGAGCCGCCTGCTCCTCCGTCCGGTGTCCGTTCGTCACGCATCACGGTTCATGCGCCACGGTTTCTGATGCTTCACGTCATTGCCGGCCGTTTTCATCCGTCGCTCGAATCCGCGCTGGTCGCTCAAGTGAGTCAGGCGAAGGCGACGGATCCGTTCGCTCCGCTCGCGATTTTCGTTCCCTCCGCGCCGCTCCTTGCCCGCGTGCGTCAGGTGCTGGCCGCTGAGCTGCAGGCCACGCTCAATATCCACTTCATGACCTTCCATCAGCTGGTGCTCCGTCTGGCGGATGAGCGGCGTAGTCGCCTTGCGCAATCTCCCTTGCATGTCGTCGACGATATCTTCTTCGAACAGTTGGTCCGGCAGATCGTGCAGGTCCGGCTTCTCAGTTTGACGCCGCTGCAACAGCTTGGGCAGTCCTCCGGCATGTGGGGCGCCCTGTGGTCGACCGTACGTGACTTGAAAGATGCCGGAGTCGATCCTGCCATCGCCTTGCGCGGCCTCGAAGAGGGCTGCTTCGATCAGGAGGATCACGCCTGGCTGACGGCGCTGTTTTCATTGCACGCCGCCGTTCGCGACGTGGGAAAGACCTTGGGAGTCGGCACCCAGGACGACCTGGCCGAGTCGCTCATCCCGGAGGTTCCTCATTCACCGTTCCTGGCCTCCCTACAGCACGCATTCTATTATGGCTTCTACGATCTGACGCAGGTGCAGTTGTCCGTGTTTGAGGCTGTCAGCACTGCCGTTCCGACGACGCTGCTGTTTCCCGTTGAACAGGGACCGCGGTGGGGATTTGCCCGGCGCTTCTTCGATCGCTGTATTCAGCCCCGTGCGACAACTTCCGACATGATCACGAAACTGACGGATCGGGATAAGCCCTGCTCCGATGAGCCGATGACGATTTTCGTGCAGAGCGTCATCGGGGCGGAAGAGGAACTGGCGGCGATTTGCCGGAAGATTCTGGATTTGGTCGAGACGAACGGGTATCGGTTTGACGACATTGGCGTGGTGGCTCGCACCTTGGATCCCTATCGGGCTCTCTTGGCGGGCATGTTTGATCGATATCGCATCCCGTTTGTCACGACCGCCGGTCGACCGCTGATGCAAGAACCTCTCTGCAAGGTCTTGTTGCAGGTACTGACATTGCCACTCAACGATTTCTATCGCACGACCATGCTGGATGTGGTGACCTCGCCGCTCTGTGCCTCGGATCTACTCGACCGTAATGCCGCCGGCTACCGTCCTGAACAATGGAGGATGGCGGTGGCGGGCTTGCAGATCACTCGTGGAGTCGAAGAGTGGAAGCGATTGGAGTCGGCGTCCCAAGCGGCGCTGGAATTAGTGGAAGGTGAAGAGCAGGGGCGAGCGGTTGATGGGGTGGACATTGCCTCCGATGTGATCACGCTTCTGTGGCGCCTGGTGTCGGAGCTGGTGACTGATTGTTTGGCGCTCCCTCAACGGGGGACAATCGGGCAGTTGATCACGGCCTCTCGCCAACTGGCCCGCCGGCATCTGGTGGACCCGGTCGGCGTCGGCGGGACCGAAGGAGATCCGCTCACGGCGCGGTTGGTGGCGACATGGAGCGCCATCGATGGAGTGTGGACCCGGCTGGAGGAATTAGATCTTCTTGGGGAAGACATGTCCTGGGCGGACTTTGTGGAACTCCTGACCCATACATGTGAACGCACGTTGATTCCGTTGGATGCGACCGCTCATCGAGGGGTCACCGTTGTCGACGCGATGGCCGCTCGGGGGCTGAGTTTCAAAGCGATCTGTGTGTTGGGCCTGAACGAGAAGCTCTTTCCACGGTATATCCGCGAGGACGCCTTTCTGCGTGATCGGCATCGGCGGGTGCTCGACGCGACGCTCGGGTTCAAGATCGATGAGAAGCTCGGCGGGTATGAAGAGGAAACATTGCTGTTTGAACTGATCACGCAAGGGGCGAGCCGTCGCGTAGTGCTCTCCTATCAGCGGGCTGATGAGGCCGGTCGTGTCTTGGCGGTCTCTCCGTTTCTGAACGAATTGCTCGAGCGGTCCGGCCTTGACGGACGATCGGCGGAAGCGGTGCCACGACGGCTGACCGATCGAGTCGCGCAACGTTCCACCATTCAACGATTGATTCCGCCGTCCGAACTCGCCCAATGGATGGCGCTGACCGGGCAGGACCCGACAGACCTTCTGAAGGCGGTCGGCCGGGAAGCCGAGGGCTTTCGGCATGCGGCCGGCGCCTTAGTCGGGATGGAGGACGACGCGCCCGCGCTGAATGGGTATGACGGCTTGACCGGCCCGCTTGACGCCTACTGGTCACGGCTGTCCGAACGCGGGTTGGCCCCGACGCCCCTGGAGCGGTATGCGCGCTGCCCCTTCCAGTATTTTGCCGCCGATGTGTTGCGGCTGGAGCCGGTGCGATGGACCCTCGCGCAGGAGCCGGATGCCGCCTTGTTGGGCACCCTCTGTCATGCGGCCTTGAAACGCTGTTACGAGCAGCTTCTGCCGACCGGATGGCCGGCCGAGCCGGTGACCGATGACACGATGGAGTGGTGTATTCGCTCGGCGGTGGATCTGGCGGCGGAGGACTGTGAAGCGCGCCATCGTACCGGTCATTATTTGTTGTGGGAGTTGGCCAAGGAGCATGTCATCACGCTGATCACAGCCGCGGTCGATGGGGATACGGCCGCATATGCCGAGACGCCGTTTATGCCTGTCGCATTCGAACTGGATGTCGAGGGCACGATTGCCGAGGTGCTGCCCGATCCGTCCGCGACGCTCAAGCTTCGAGGGCGCGTCGATCGGATCGACCG
This genomic stretch from Nitrospira sp. harbors:
- a CDS encoding DNA topoisomerase IV subunit A — its product is MATKQKKTTAVEKKLISLADIVIAAADRSKDPTFAIPIRALSNVSFNERKGLIEMGSKKQTRSFFNVGMAKKFMQTVLVADALSELQRADLTTSLREIYYRTKHTIQDSHENTFDTQDESDPVIEDLEVSLAALREELHVRAENSGSIVGPVVFGDDGDRVDCAKLGKGGYSVPSIVEPEYLEIRRCTADFLLLVEKGTQWNRLSEDKFWRRYNCVLLTGNGQPPRGVRRLARRLHEEHKLPVYVLVDNDPWGYYIYSVIKQGSINLAFESQRMAIPKAKFIGLSSADPERYELPRNVGIKLNEKDIARAKELMNYQWFQKPAWQAEIKRMLASGLKYELDSLANKDFQYLTKKYLPRKLKEKDWID
- a CDS encoding PD-(D/E)XK nuclease family protein; the protein is MLHVIAGRFHPSLESALVAQVSQAKATDPFAPLAIFVPSAPLLARVRQVLAAELQATLNIHFMTFHQLVLRLADERRSRLAQSPLHVVDDIFFEQLVRQIVQVRLLSLTPLQQLGQSSGMWGALWSTVRDLKDAGVDPAIALRGLEEGCFDQEDHAWLTALFSLHAAVRDVGKTLGVGTQDDLAESLIPEVPHSPFLASLQHAFYYGFYDLTQVQLSVFEAVSTAVPTTLLFPVEQGPRWGFARRFFDRCIQPRATTSDMITKLTDRDKPCSDEPMTIFVQSVIGAEEELAAICRKILDLVETNGYRFDDIGVVARTLDPYRALLAGMFDRYRIPFVTTAGRPLMQEPLCKVLLQVLTLPLNDFYRTTMLDVVTSPLCASDLLDRNAAGYRPEQWRMAVAGLQITRGVEEWKRLESASQAALELVEGEEQGRAVDGVDIASDVITLLWRLVSELVTDCLALPQRGTIGQLITASRQLARRHLVDPVGVGGTEGDPLTARLVATWSAIDGVWTRLEELDLLGEDMSWADFVELLTHTCERTLIPLDATAHRGVTVVDAMAARGLSFKAICVLGLNEKLFPRYIREDAFLRDRHRRVLDATLGFKIDEKLGGYEEETLLFELITQGASRRVVLSYQRADEAGRVLAVSPFLNELLERSGLDGRSAEAVPRRLTDRVAQRSTIQRLIPPSELAQWMALTGQDPTDLLKAVGREAEGFRHAAGALVGMEDDAPALNGYDGLTGPLDAYWSRLSERGLAPTPLERYARCPFQYFAADVLRLEPVRWTLAQEPDAALLGTLCHAALKRCYEQLLPTGWPAEPVTDDTMEWCIRSAVDLAAEDCEARHRTGHYLLWELAKEHVITLITAAVDGDTAAYAETPFMPVAFELDVEGTIAEVLPDPSATLKLRGRVDRIDRHRDTGALRIIDYKFKTGGSMKSEDRNLLQSAMRGYRLQPPLYARLLMPGMPPPSQVQFMFLAPLWESPISRSTFDVAALSGESGRQIQQTLRLLITGLQAGRFFILPDTYCEQCEFRVICRREHQPSWWRSYRSDEVKALKSLRLQRLSEEPRGTDS
- a CDS encoding thioredoxin family protein, with protein sequence MPSIMLLVSPSCGACPSAKSLWKQLRVKYSFSYREVDITTPDGAELANRHSVRAVPATIIDGRLTFVGVPSRESAEKALLLKMKPRE
- a CDS encoding DEAD/DEAH box helicase family protein, coding for MKTLPSWTAPLRDWQRRALVAVQTHQTADFLAMATPAAGKTRFALRVAHEFLAKGTARRVLVVCPTNHLRTQWSEAAGKIGLQLDPGLTNDQASEAADYHGAVVTYQQVSLAPDIFQRTCKSKPTLLILDELHHAGDGKHWGKALRMAFDPAVFRLILSGTPFRSDNNPIPFIRYEQGESHADFAYGYTEAIKDSVCRPIVFPSYEGELTWLSDGREHTATFEDGLKFDLQRERLKTALLQESWLGPVITDAHKQLTRLRKEEQADAGGLIVAMDQDHARWVSELIGKITGTKAVVAVSDDPGASRTIASFSDHKTQAWLVAVNMVSEGVDIPRLRVGVYGTNVLTEMYFRQVVGRFVRMQDGMPTPQRAWLYLPKDPILVHYARQIRAERDHVLEDIMPAGQRDLFGRITVSSTKEYMPLNAVAKLDSLIGEEDPRGESGGTIAGDIAVSLHEQKLDLRETHRLLVASVARKTGVDHRRLNAELIARTGGRVDQATTDQLQKRIQLLERWQEKGYDGKR